From uncultured Fibrobacter sp., a single genomic window includes:
- a CDS encoding FISUMP domain-containing protein: MKRFLTAFCMVVLLVACGDEGSSTESSQEKQENEPVAFEYGTLTDSRDGNQYRTIRIGSQNWMAENLRYAYVDNDKVSCKNGLKSNCDSLGRYYTWAEAMDSINSGCGTDYSWFCTQGKYALPKHFRGICPEGWRLPTEEDWNTLIDYAGGVDSAGLKLSTNKLRDGWDSFGFNALPTGIYFWYEVDSLCYYGKMTYFWTSSENVLGGATSILMGAGDYFNASGSGELYWIPTETTLRGSHKADRMMVRCIEDESLSVSEKSYKTEYNDSVLVDKRDGHVYKVVSIGNEVWMAENLNYEYNDNVQSVCYKEDSVDCQKYGRLYTWAGAMGLDETKYGVSGSAGFLPYPHQGVCPEGWHVPSVDEFLRLIEAVGGFSTEGKSSYVDGKLLKNGEALMSTYGWNYDRNGSDKVSFSALPAGITSFYVLETIKSVGIDRVYGHEASFWSDTEKLLEEKPVMHSYAYYLLLSPGSIPTKHRFDTGPKGDLMSVRCVKD; this comes from the coding sequence ATGAAAAGATTTCTTACCGCATTCTGTATGGTTGTGCTTCTTGTGGCGTGTGGAGACGAAGGATCTTCGACGGAAAGCTCGCAAGAAAAGCAAGAAAATGAACCGGTTGCTTTTGAGTATGGTACATTGACGGACTCCCGCGACGGCAATCAGTATAGGACGATTCGAATAGGTTCCCAGAACTGGATGGCCGAGAACCTGAGATATGCGTATGTGGATAATGATAAGGTTTCTTGTAAAAATGGACTGAAATCGAATTGTGATTCGTTGGGCCGCTATTATACATGGGCTGAGGCTATGGATTCTATAAATTCGGGCTGTGGCACGGATTATTCTTGGTTTTGCACACAAGGAAAATATGCCTTGCCTAAGCACTTTCGAGGGATATGTCCCGAAGGTTGGCGCTTGCCGACAGAAGAAGATTGGAATACTTTAATTGACTATGCCGGAGGTGTTGATTCGGCTGGTTTAAAATTGTCTACGAATAAATTACGTGACGGGTGGGATTCCTTTGGCTTTAATGCATTACCGACGGGAATATATTTTTGGTATGAGGTAGATTCGCTGTGTTACTATGGAAAAATGACCTATTTTTGGACTTCTTCTGAAAATGTGCTTGGCGGCGCCACAAGTATCTTGATGGGTGCGGGAGATTATTTTAATGCCTCTGGTTCTGGAGAACTTTATTGGATCCCGACCGAAACCACTTTGAGAGGTTCTCATAAAGCGGACCGTATGATGGTTCGTTGCATTGAAGACGAAAGTTTGAGTGTGTCGGAAAAGTCTTACAAGACGGAATACAATGATTCTGTTTTAGTGGATAAGCGCGATGGTCATGTATACAAAGTGGTCTCTATCGGCAACGAAGTTTGGATGGCTGAAAATCTGAATTATGAATATAATGATAATGTGCAAAGCGTATGCTATAAGGAAGATTCAGTCGATTGCCAAAAGTATGGACGACTTTATACCTGGGCCGGGGCCATGGGACTAGATGAAACGAAATACGGCGTATCTGGGTCGGCAGGTTTTTTGCCGTATCCGCATCAGGGGGTTTGTCCTGAAGGTTGGCATGTTCCCTCGGTGGATGAATTTTTAAGGTTGATAGAGGCTGTGGGTGGATTTTCTACTGAGGGCAAGAGTTCGTATGTGGATGGTAAACTTCTAAAAAATGGAGAAGCCTTAATGTCTACGTATGGTTGGAACTATGATAGGAATGGTTCGGATAAAGTGAGTTTTTCTGCTCTTCCTGCAGGAATAACAAGTTTTTATGTTCTTGAAACTATCAAAAGTGTTGGAATCGATCGTGTTTATGGACATGAGGCTAGTTTTTGGAGCGATACTGAGAAACTTTTGGAAGAAAAACCGGTGATGCACTCGTATGCGTATTACTTGTTGTTGTCTCCAGGGTCAATACCTACGAAGCACCGTTTTGATACGGGGCCTAAAGGGGATTTGATGTCTGTCCGCTGCGTAAAGGACTAA
- a CDS encoding N-acetyltransferase → MASELEFGLQTREELDEAGAIMARAYENYDYVTLYFPDMEKSRKGLLIFMRSVLKALYGKADLLAAHRDGKLVARATLEAPGFKKPSAFQYIIHGFWRVYLNTKWSDINGFIAMDENASKTCHDFQKSGPDIWYLSMLEVDPSAQGQGVGSQFLTYMEEYVRERGGKQLALFTNSRENLAFYSKRGYEVFHECEIEHSDRKIGSWSMKKNL, encoded by the coding sequence ATGGCAAGTGAACTTGAATTCGGGTTACAGACTCGCGAGGAACTCGACGAGGCGGGAGCAATTATGGCCAGGGCGTACGAGAATTACGACTACGTTACGCTCTATTTTCCTGATATGGAAAAAAGCCGAAAGGGGCTGCTGATTTTTATGCGCAGTGTCCTTAAGGCGCTCTATGGAAAGGCGGATTTGTTGGCGGCGCATCGAGACGGCAAGCTGGTTGCCCGTGCAACATTGGAGGCTCCCGGCTTCAAGAAACCTTCTGCGTTCCAATACATTATACACGGTTTCTGGCGCGTGTACCTCAATACGAAATGGAGCGATATCAACGGATTCATAGCCATGGACGAAAATGCCAGCAAAACCTGCCACGATTTTCAGAAATCAGGGCCGGACATTTGGTATCTCAGCATGCTCGAAGTGGATCCGTCTGCGCAGGGGCAGGGAGTCGGCTCGCAGTTTTTAACTTATATGGAAGAGTACGTGCGGGAGCGTGGCGGCAAGCAGTTGGCCCTATTTACGAATTCTCGGGAAAATCTCGCTTTTTACAGCAAGCGTGGTTACGAGGTTTTCCACGAATGCGAAATTGAGCACAGCGATCGGAAAATTGGTAGCTGGAGCATGAAAAAAAATCTGTAA
- a CDS encoding pyridoxamine 5'-phosphate oxidase family protein produces the protein MRRKDREILGDENIAKIIEQCTTCHVAMVDDAGVPYVIPLSFGYSLKDGILELYFHCARVGKKLDCICKNPNVAFSMCVENRIEIHEDVYCKSGRFYASVVGQGKAEIVEDSAEKCRGLSLLMERQAAGALQSASSTQQMHAAPHKFEFTPAQAAAVTVLKITSTNFTGKAKSEK, from the coding sequence ATGCGACGCAAAGACCGAGAAATTTTAGGCGACGAAAATATCGCGAAGATTATTGAACAGTGTACGACCTGCCACGTCGCGATGGTGGACGATGCTGGTGTGCCCTACGTGATTCCGCTGTCGTTCGGGTATAGCCTGAAAGACGGCATTCTGGAATTGTATTTTCATTGTGCGCGCGTTGGCAAGAAACTAGACTGCATCTGCAAAAATCCCAATGTCGCATTCAGCATGTGCGTCGAGAACCGCATCGAAATTCACGAAGATGTTTATTGCAAGAGCGGGCGCTTTTACGCAAGCGTTGTCGGGCAGGGCAAGGCCGAAATTGTCGAGGATAGCGCCGAGAAATGCCGCGGGCTTTCGCTCCTGATGGAACGGCAAGCCGCAGGAGCTTTGCAATCTGCTAGTTCCACGCAGCAAATGCACGCGGCCCCGCACAAGTTCGAATTCACGCCCGCGCAGGCCGCCGCCGTGACTGTGCTCAAGATTACGAGCACGAACTTTACCGGTAAAGCGAAGTCGGAGAAATAG
- the pheS gene encoding phenylalanine--tRNA ligase subunit alpha, which yields MSEAINNVKQAFDAELAQTDLTNQEAVNNLRVKYLGKKGAVTDLMKQMGTLSAEERPAYGKLVNELKVAVSEAIDKAIETANQAALQKKLESGFVDTTLPGAGIPAGSTHPLYDVREEIIDFFSQMGFEVDFGRDIETDWYNFEALNTPPDHPSRDMQDTFYVDDKVMLRTHTSGTQIHYMETHKPPFRMIAPGHVFRVDNDATHAPMFQQCEGLVVDENISFADLKGVLQVFMNKLFGEGVKTRFRPSFFPFTEPSAEMDVSCVFCGGKGCRRCKGTGWMEIGGCGSVDPNVFKNCGIDSEKYTGFAFGFGLDRIAMLRHAIPEIGLLTSNDQRFLSQF from the coding sequence ATGAGTGAAGCTATTAACAATGTGAAGCAGGCGTTTGACGCAGAACTTGCGCAAACCGACCTTACGAACCAAGAAGCCGTTAACAACCTCCGCGTGAAGTACCTGGGCAAGAAGGGTGCCGTGACCGACCTCATGAAGCAGATGGGCACGCTCAGCGCCGAGGAACGTCCGGCTTACGGCAAGCTCGTGAACGAACTTAAGGTCGCCGTCTCCGAGGCAATCGACAAGGCTATCGAGACCGCGAACCAGGCTGCCCTCCAGAAGAAGCTGGAAAGCGGCTTTGTTGATACCACGCTCCCGGGTGCAGGCATTCCGGCGGGCAGCACGCATCCGCTTTACGACGTGCGTGAAGAAATTATCGACTTCTTTAGCCAGATGGGTTTCGAAGTGGACTTCGGTCGCGACATCGAGACGGACTGGTACAACTTCGAGGCGCTCAATACGCCTCCTGACCACCCGAGCCGCGACATGCAGGACACGTTCTACGTGGACGACAAGGTGATGTTGCGTACGCATACTTCCGGCACGCAGATCCACTACATGGAAACGCACAAGCCGCCGTTCCGCATGATTGCTCCGGGCCACGTGTTCCGCGTCGACAACGATGCGACCCACGCCCCGATGTTCCAGCAGTGCGAAGGCCTCGTGGTGGACGAAAACATCAGCTTCGCCGACCTCAAGGGCGTGCTCCAGGTGTTCATGAACAAACTGTTCGGCGAAGGCGTCAAGACGCGTTTCCGCCCGAGCTTCTTCCCGTTCACGGAGCCCAGCGCCGAAATGGACGTGAGCTGCGTGTTCTGCGGTGGCAAGGGCTGCCGTCGCTGCAAGGGAACCGGCTGGATGGAAATCGGCGGTTGCGGTTCTGTGGACCCGAACGTGTTCAAGAACTGCGGCATCGATTCCGAGAAGTACACGGGCTTTGCCTTCGGCTTCGGTCTCGACCGTATCGCGATGCTCCGCCACGCTATCCCGGAAATCGGTTTGCTGACAAGCAACGACCAGAGGTTCTTGAGCCAGTTCTAG
- the mnmA gene encoding tRNA 2-thiouridine(34) synthase MnmA, whose product MCRMSKKRVAVGMSGGVDSSVAALLLLEQGYDVFGVTLCVLPPLSLDYDPEGDESVIRARAVAKRLGIEHYVAVCDDAFTERVLKRCHEDFANARTPNPCCYCNRYVKFGWMMNFAMEHGADFLSTGHYVNVKEVGGIRRLFRGKDHAKDQSYFLFGVPDEAMARVMTPLGGMEKPEVRALASKHGFENASASDSQDICFDIYGSDYTNYLQDKFGCMTRPGNFVTAEGKILKSHEGYHRYTVGQRKGLGVALGVPAFVQSVDPATGNVLVTADKSAVSAAEVRIENCVWHGINPVTGAAYSAGDTIECEGMVRYRQRTVKCIVKILEGGSALAQFEQPLFAVTPGQCAVFYDGDMVLGGGWIRR is encoded by the coding sequence ATTTGCAGAATGTCAAAGAAACGTGTAGCAGTGGGTATGAGTGGCGGGGTAGACTCGTCGGTGGCGGCGCTTTTGCTCTTGGAGCAGGGTTATGACGTCTTTGGCGTGACGCTTTGCGTTTTGCCGCCCCTTTCTTTGGACTACGATCCGGAAGGCGACGAGAGCGTTATACGTGCCCGTGCCGTTGCCAAGCGACTTGGAATCGAACATTACGTGGCGGTTTGCGACGACGCCTTTACCGAAAGGGTGCTGAAACGTTGCCACGAGGATTTTGCAAATGCGCGGACGCCGAACCCGTGCTGCTACTGTAACCGGTACGTGAAATTCGGCTGGATGATGAACTTTGCCATGGAGCATGGCGCCGACTTCCTGTCGACGGGGCACTATGTGAATGTTAAGGAGGTCGGCGGCATCCGCAGACTTTTCCGCGGAAAGGACCACGCAAAGGACCAGAGCTACTTTCTGTTCGGTGTTCCCGATGAAGCCATGGCGCGCGTGATGACCCCGCTAGGGGGCATGGAAAAGCCCGAAGTGCGGGCTTTGGCTTCGAAACACGGTTTCGAAAACGCGAGCGCAAGCGACAGTCAGGACATCTGCTTTGATATTTACGGAAGCGACTACACGAATTACTTGCAGGATAAATTCGGCTGCATGACGCGCCCAGGAAACTTCGTGACCGCCGAGGGAAAAATCCTGAAAAGTCACGAAGGTTACCACCGTTACACGGTGGGGCAACGCAAGGGGCTTGGCGTTGCGCTGGGCGTCCCCGCCTTTGTGCAAAGCGTCGATCCTGCAACGGGGAATGTCCTGGTGACGGCCGACAAGTCGGCCGTCTCTGCTGCAGAAGTCCGCATCGAAAACTGCGTGTGGCACGGAATCAACCCGGTAACGGGGGCTGCATATTCTGCAGGCGATACCATTGAATGTGAAGGCATGGTCCGTTACCGCCAGCGTACGGTGAAATGTATCGTGAAAATTCTGGAAGGTGGCTCTGCGCTTGCGCAATTTGAACAGCCCCTATTTGCAGTGACTCCCGGCCAGTGCGCCGTCTTTTACGATGGCGACATGGTTCTCGGCGGCGGCTGGATCCGAAGATAA
- a CDS encoding InlB B-repeat-containing protein yields the protein MKHAILSIISLLFLATNLFAAAWTGATSEPENMKKIDGKPFYVITNADELAWFAAKVNAGETAINAVFANDIVFGKDTSSFSSVAWTTINAFDGILDGNEYTIYGIFLDRNHFINKLKDNGYIKNIKIKNFKLQYITYTDGCHGVGFVSENYGTISRAVNYNNNIAIFSGGIANINYGKISYSVNYGKILAGDAGDLNDPIAAGGISAINKGLIEFCINYGSVQLETRNYPKAPTGGLVAVNEENGTVIKSKNYSDNVLINQNKGKLLYNIQNSEANIIESNSGTVKTYHPIKHYYYINNTKIESTAEKMQTNQFAWVLNTENGTEENIGIWSRGSDGYPTWANDDSLAIFKVAFNDDGIITNRYTNYKGLVTFPEDPEPAEGYIFSGWYNADEIKVKPTTVFTADQTVKAVYTDASDVFWTISFYNAAPADTLLESKSYQHGSIVTYGGVAPTLASTAQYTYTFKGWDVEPTNAVEDFNYHAIYDSTIRSYTITFNNSDGSKIESASFEYGKMPNCTKTPTREATVEWKYSHKGWKPALDFVTEDASYLAIYDSVKVKYKVTFMNGTSVIDTQSVAYGEAAVAPTNVNREGYKFVGWNNSFAKVTEALTVKALFEELIIRTVSVVNGDKIENVKIEDGEKYTLPEAPKKEGYTFDAYYNGDQKLGVAGDEISVTANITITAKYIENPKSSSSQREIASTSSSSWQALSSTSRNDEVSSNSRSDKSSSSSAAKSSSSSKKKSSSSTKTDAIVATAIPQFSVMVNGRSLQISAARIGATYALFDMQGKVLLQGRVQSANFEIPVACSGNYLIRVGNNVQRIAVK from the coding sequence ATGAAGCATGCGATTCTTTCCATCATTAGTCTCTTATTCCTTGCAACAAATCTTTTCGCAGCAGCTTGGACTGGGGCCACATCCGAACCGGAGAACATGAAAAAGATAGACGGGAAACCGTTCTACGTAATTACCAATGCAGATGAATTGGCGTGGTTTGCCGCCAAAGTGAATGCTGGAGAAACGGCGATTAATGCTGTTTTTGCGAATGATATTGTATTTGGTAAGGACACCTCCTCATTCTCTAGTGTAGCATGGACAACAATAAATGCCTTTGACGGAATTCTTGATGGAAATGAGTACACTATATATGGGATTTTTTTAGATCGAAACCACTTTATAAACAAACTTAAAGATAACGGATATATAAAAAATATAAAAATAAAAAATTTCAAACTTCAATACATTACTTATACAGATGGTTGCCATGGTGTTGGGTTTGTATCAGAAAATTACGGTACTATTTCAAGAGCCGTTAATTACAACAACAATATTGCAATTTTTTCAGGAGGCATCGCTAATATAAACTACGGAAAAATAAGTTACTCAGTAAATTATGGAAAAATTCTTGCAGGTGATGCCGGAGATCTAAATGATCCGATAGCCGCTGGGGGAATTTCTGCAATAAACAAAGGTTTAATTGAATTCTGTATAAATTACGGTTCCGTCCAACTAGAAACTAGAAATTATCCTAAAGCTCCTACAGGAGGATTAGTGGCTGTTAATGAGGAAAACGGAACGGTCATAAAAAGCAAAAACTATTCAGATAATGTATTAATCAATCAAAATAAAGGGAAATTATTATACAACATTCAAAATAGCGAAGCAAACATAATTGAATCTAATTCTGGAACAGTAAAAACCTATCATCCAATCAAACATTACTATTACATTAACAATACTAAAATAGAATCTACTGCTGAAAAAATGCAGACAAATCAATTTGCCTGGGTTTTAAACACAGAAAATGGTACAGAAGAAAATATTGGTATATGGTCACGCGGGTCTGATGGTTATCCAACTTGGGCAAATGATGATTCCCTAGCTATTTTTAAAGTTGCATTTAACGATGATGGTATAATCACTAATCGCTACACGAATTACAAGGGTCTTGTAACTTTCCCTGAAGACCCGGAACCTGCCGAAGGCTATATCTTTAGCGGATGGTATAATGCTGATGAAATTAAGGTTAAGCCAACTACGGTGTTTACTGCTGATCAAACTGTAAAGGCCGTTTATACCGATGCTAGCGATGTATTTTGGACGATTAGCTTCTATAACGCAGCACCAGCCGATACATTGCTGGAATCCAAGTCCTATCAGCATGGTAGCATTGTGACTTATGGTGGTGTCGCTCCGACACTTGCTTCCACGGCGCAGTATACTTATACCTTCAAGGGCTGGGATGTTGAGCCCACAAATGCTGTCGAAGATTTTAATTACCACGCAATCTATGATTCCACCATCCGCTCGTACACAATCACGTTCAACAATTCCGATGGTTCGAAGATTGAAAGCGCTTCCTTCGAATACGGCAAGATGCCGAACTGCACCAAAACTCCGACTCGTGAAGCTACTGTCGAATGGAAATATTCGCATAAGGGCTGGAAACCGGCTCTCGATTTCGTGACCGAAGACGCAAGCTATTTGGCAATTTATGATTCCGTCAAAGTTAAATACAAGGTAACATTCATGAACGGAACCTCTGTTATCGACACGCAGTCTGTTGCGTATGGCGAAGCCGCCGTTGCCCCGACCAACGTGAATCGCGAAGGTTACAAGTTTGTGGGTTGGAATAATTCTTTTGCGAAGGTGACCGAGGCTTTGACGGTCAAGGCCTTGTTTGAAGAATTGATTATCCGCACGGTTAGTGTCGTAAACGGTGATAAGATTGAAAATGTGAAGATTGAAGATGGCGAAAAGTACACGCTGCCTGAAGCGCCGAAAAAAGAAGGCTATACCTTTGATGCCTACTATAACGGTGACCAAAAGCTAGGTGTTGCTGGCGATGAAATCTCTGTGACTGCGAACATTACTATTACGGCGAAGTACATAGAGAATCCCAAGAGCAGCTCGAGTCAACGCGAGATTGCTTCCACTTCGTCAAGCTCGTGGCAGGCTCTGTCTTCGACTTCTCGCAATGATGAAGTGTCCTCAAACTCTCGCAGCGACAAATCGAGTTCTTCTAGCGCTGCAAAGAGTTCGTCGAGCTCGAAGAAAAAGTCTTCTTCGAGTACGAAAACGGATGCGATTGTCGCAACTGCGATTCCTCAGTTCTCGGTGATGGTGAATGGTCGTAGCTTGCAGATTTCGGCAGCTCGCATCGGAGCGACATACGCCCTTTTCGATATGCAGGGAAAGGTTCTGTTGCAGGGGCGTGTGCAGTCTGCAAATTTTGAAATCCCTGTTGCATGCTCGGGCAATTACCTGATTCGTGTTGGAAATAATGTCCAGCGGATAGCTGTCAAGTAG
- a CDS encoding carbohydrate-binding domain-containing protein: MKLMKLPVIAASVALGLMACSDDNGSNAVSNNEEPISMENPTGNDIPGTDNPGNENPGNQNPGNENPGNPTPDSVLSSSSNGIPGGELGGNEFYSSSSAVPGDDNPPNQNPGNDSGDDENDNEDSRTLDGSQILLKLAGTSASVENNNGCIEVADKVATITCPGAYYVTGESSDFQVVVNTPGADNEGNTGIYLYNATLKSSNAPILVKNADKAVLHLVKGTTNVVEDGYGNHVFTKVNGSQDTAKAAIYSRDDLNIKGAGKLTVNGKFKNGIQSSNDLKIKNGDITVVAADDGIRGKGSLHISGGTLNITASNGNGLKSDECEENPDGSFKDTVANKGFVKISGGNLTIKGHKSGIKAANYIDISDSTEPSTIKIESPNKGISAEKFLYVNGGTIDVKSDSSALRTNWQVYMNGGDVTISTKKKGIHADSALYLRGSTINVVTAFEGFEAYKIFAEGGVTSVFASNDGWNGGGGPKNNNSAMSMFSESSGYITISGGYHYISAKGDMIDVLDANGTATMTDGVLILEITGQSYENQGGMGMGMGMGMGMGWGPGGQQGGNCGGYNFAGGLIDTDDGFSITGGVLLAFGDFSTDTPGCASQTFNNSSYYGSDKAAFKPTYQGKYIFYGGEVQSVSQVNTAGMQELKFPNGTSYMYR; encoded by the coding sequence ATGAAATTGATGAAGTTGCCAGTGATTGCGGCATCGGTCGCCCTGGGCCTCATGGCCTGTTCAGACGACAACGGTTCTAATGCAGTATCCAATAACGAAGAACCCATTTCTATGGAAAATCCTACAGGCAACGACATTCCAGGAACAGACAATCCCGGCAATGAAAATCCGGGCAATCAGAATCCGGGCAACGAAAACCCCGGTAACCCAACTCCCGACTCCGTACTTTCCAGCTCGAGCAACGGGATTCCCGGTGGCGAACTAGGGGGCAATGAATTTTACAGTTCCAGTAGCGCTGTACCTGGCGACGACAATCCTCCCAACCAGAATCCGGGCAACGATTCCGGCGACGACGAAAACGACAACGAAGATTCCAGAACCCTAGACGGTTCGCAGATCCTTTTGAAACTCGCAGGGACATCGGCCTCCGTCGAAAACAACAACGGTTGCATCGAGGTTGCAGACAAAGTCGCCACAATTACTTGCCCGGGCGCCTACTATGTAACGGGCGAATCCTCCGACTTCCAGGTGGTCGTGAATACTCCAGGTGCCGACAACGAAGGCAACACCGGTATCTACCTCTACAACGCGACCCTGAAAAGTTCCAACGCCCCTATCCTCGTGAAAAACGCCGACAAGGCGGTTCTCCACCTCGTCAAGGGCACCACCAACGTCGTTGAAGACGGCTACGGCAATCACGTGTTCACCAAGGTCAACGGTTCGCAGGATACCGCGAAAGCGGCCATCTACTCCAGGGACGACTTGAACATCAAGGGCGCAGGCAAGCTGACCGTGAATGGCAAGTTCAAGAACGGCATCCAGTCCAGCAACGACCTTAAAATCAAGAACGGCGACATCACCGTGGTTGCAGCCGATGACGGCATCAGGGGCAAGGGCAGCCTCCACATTTCGGGCGGTACGCTGAACATCACCGCAAGCAATGGCAACGGCCTCAAGAGCGACGAATGCGAAGAAAATCCCGACGGAAGTTTCAAGGACACCGTGGCAAACAAGGGCTTCGTGAAAATTTCAGGTGGCAACCTTACCATCAAGGGGCACAAGAGCGGCATCAAGGCGGCAAACTACATTGACATCAGCGATTCCACCGAGCCCTCGACCATCAAGATCGAATCGCCCAACAAGGGTATCTCTGCCGAAAAGTTCCTCTACGTCAACGGCGGCACCATCGACGTAAAATCGGATTCTTCCGCCCTGCGCACCAACTGGCAAGTCTATATGAACGGCGGCGACGTCACCATCTCTACAAAGAAAAAAGGAATTCATGCGGATTCCGCCCTGTACCTGAGAGGTTCCACCATCAACGTCGTCACGGCCTTCGAAGGCTTCGAAGCCTACAAGATTTTCGCCGAAGGGGGCGTGACCTCCGTATTCGCCTCTAACGACGGTTGGAACGGTGGCGGTGGCCCCAAGAACAACAATAGCGCTATGTCCATGTTCAGCGAAAGTAGCGGCTATATCACCATTAGCGGAGGCTATCACTACATCAGCGCCAAAGGCGACATGATCGATGTGCTAGACGCAAACGGCACCGCAACGATGACCGACGGCGTACTGATTCTCGAAATCACTGGCCAGAGCTACGAAAACCAGGGCGGCATGGGCATGGGAATGGGTATGGGCATGGGCATGGGCTGGGGCCCTGGCGGACAGCAGGGTGGAAACTGCGGCGGCTATAACTTTGCAGGAGGCCTTATCGATACCGATGACGGATTCTCCATTACCGGTGGCGTACTTCTTGCATTCGGCGACTTCTCGACAGATACTCCCGGCTGTGCCTCCCAGACATTCAACAACAGTAGTTACTACGGCTCCGACAAGGCGGCATTCAAGCCGACATACCAGGGCAAGTACATTTTCTACGGTGGCGAAGTGCAATCTGTCAGTCAGGTGAATACGGCAGGAATGCAGGAACTCAAGTTCCCCAACGGAACAAGCTACATGTACCGATAG